CATCCAGAAGCAATGGGAATCAATGCTATGAAAAGGTGAGAAGTCACACAATGGGTCTGCATGCAGAACAGGCATCCTCAACTCCTCAGTAATTGACGTTGCACATGCATTACACAATTTCACTCTGTTCAAGTTAGATTAGAAAGCCAAGGTTAGCTACTATGTATACATGGCAATGGTACAAAGTTGCATCACAGACAAGAGCACTGAAAATGTTTTTCTCCAAACAAGGGTGAGAATACAGTCAGAAATAAACATGCTACTTTGTTATGATTAAACATGCTACTTTGTTATGATTAAACATGCTACTTTGTTATGATTGGTTACACCTGCATTGCAAATACACTGGTATATCGTCTTGGAACCATGAATGAAACTTTATTGGGCAAGGTTgaacacaaaaaataaatatgtacaTATTGTCATTGTTACAGCTGTTTCATCCAGTACTACAAAAACAATAAGTGTAGGAGAGAAATTCGTAAATCTAACATCACAGCTCTTTATGGCTAACCCAAAAACACGGCTCCTAATAGCTTTcattctccctttccctcccgcCGCACGTCACAATCCTTCCTTGTCCATGACAGCCTTTATCGACTATCAGGATCAgtatgagggggagggaggggaggggggggggggggggtagagggattAGGGAGAAAGGTCTGGTCCCTTTCACGCCTTTCACGGAGTGTCTGCGagtgtcccctcctcctcctcacttctCCCAGCCCTTGCCCCCAGGCTGAGTGGGCAGCCGCAGCCCCACAATCCCTGCCATCTCCTCGGTGCCGCGCTGGCCCTTGCTGTGGTAGAGCTGGTGGAGGACCATGTGGTTCCTGGTGGAGGCCAGCATGCACAGGTAGGTCTGGGAAGCGTGTAGGGCCTCCTGTTGGGCCCGACAGTACCGCTCTCCTGTGACCTGGGGGCAGACGGGAAGCTAAATGAAAGTGGATTACAAGACGTATAAGATGATTCCCTTGTGGATTTGGCCCAAAGCTGTACAGAATGAGATACCTCACGGCGCCACAAATGTATTACATGTCAAGCTGATACACGCAGTAGTTCCCTCAAGATACAACAGGCTCTCTAGCTGAATTACAGgccacttttctgcttcagtGGGTGCCAACTATTATAATTGTATAGCCATTTCCACAAGCAATGTcagagagggcttcacagacgtccatagaactgcacctaagcCATCCtgaaaccctcaaggaagacgaaGAACAAACTCAAACGGGAGGGATTCCTCCGACCATAGGCTAAATACAATAATGCAGTAAGAGTAGACATTTGCAAGTGAGGAAATACTGAACTAGATATTCAGAGTTCTGAACTAGTAGAGCATTTGCAGTGCTCCTTGTTGGACAGTTGTCAGCTACAGGGCAAACAAGTATCCTGGCGGTACCGAACACGTGCCATATGGCACGAGGTCCAATACTAAAATGCCAACGGATTAGTGAGACCAAATTCAGTTAGGACACCAAAGTCATGTAAAGATGTAGTATCCACTGTCAGTTGCAATGTAAACCCGTGGCATTTCTGGATAACTTGGGTAGGTAGGGGGAGAGCTGGTCAAAAGACTAAAATGATTAGAGTTACTGTAAGAGTAAGCTACAGCTGATAGTTGACAGAAACAAGTTACAAGTGCTACACATTACTTGTGACTGGATAACTAATTAGCTACCTTTGTTTCCAAAGCTAGTACTGCTAAATACATAAACTTGATGACAGCGTTAAACTTGACTGAGATTAATCTCGCCGTTTATAAAACTGATGTCCAACATAAGGCTGTAAGAAGCCTAAACGGTCAGCAAGTGGAACAGAACGCTAAGCATTTTGGTGCCGTACGTTAGTCTCATTTAATACCTTGCTGGAGCGGTGGATAACTTCCATAAAAACAGGCACAGATAGATGTTTTGTGGTAAAACAGAGTTCATTAAATCCGATTTCGGATTTGTTTAAGTCACGTTAGGTTACATGCGTCTACAATTGAATAAGGGCGCAAAACTGAATTTATATTTTCAATCTGTCCACCCTAATTTTACATAAGAATCACTTCTTGCTAGCTACCTGTACTGCTAGTTAtagagctagttagctagctctaactTATGCCGAACAGTCAAGTTAGTCAAGACACAGCTAACTACGCACTTACGTTGCTTCACGGTCACCTTGCTCAGTCAGTGTGTACTTGGCTAGACTAGCTTTAGGCTACCATACATTTCACGCATGGTATAACAAACAATAGTCACTCCGTCTGATCTAAACGGAACAAACTGTTCACAAAGATGCAGCAAATTTACTACAGTTCATTTGGCTCCCTGCCAACGCGAATGCGTGGTGTAGCTAGAGCTCATTGAAGCTAACCTAGCTTGGTTAATTGGGTTGAGGCTTAGCCATCTAGCTACTGTAGCAATTATTCGTTGTTTTGAGCACAGAGCTTTGCACTCACGTCGTTTTTCCGGAACTGATCTATAACATAATTATATGCCATCGACTGTTTGTACGTTGGTCCTTTTAACGTGCGTATTTCTCTCAATATCCCACGGCAAACGCGGAGAGGCGACGATAACGCGGCCATCATTCATTTATTTTGGCATTGCTTGGTTTCTGCGCTCACTGACTGCACTGACGGACTGGCACGCTCAATCGAACGTCGAGTAAATCGATTGAAAAATGAAGCTGGCCAGTAAATTTCAGTGGTCAAATACTCGTGAATTTAAATAATGTTTCATTAGGGCGTACTACCAGTGGCTGGTAGGCCTAACTGCAAAGGCCCCGGCTTCGATTCCAACCCGGGCGagttcatcccctctctctcccctgtctcaaACTGTCACCATCAAAAATAGAGCACAAAAACATCCCCAATCCCCAAAAACGCACGATTGATGCAATTCATATACTTAATTAGTTAATTAATTAAGTATATTTATTCATATACTTTTTAGGTACAATCCAATGGGTTTTAATAAGGGTATTAATGATAGTAAGACATTTTGTTATGTTTCCTGGCACCTGTTGCGCCAAGGTCGTGGGAAATCTTGTAGATGATATA
Above is a window of Hypomesus transpacificus isolate Combined female chromosome 17, fHypTra1, whole genome shotgun sequence DNA encoding:
- the fmc1 gene encoding protein FMC1 homolog isoform X2 is translated as MMAALSSPLRVCRGILREIRTLKGPTYKQSMAYNYVIDQFRKNDVTGERYCRAQQEALHASQTYLCMLASTRNHMVLHQLYHSKGQRGTEEMAGIVGLRLPTQPGGKGWEK
- the fmc1 gene encoding protein FMC1 homolog isoform X1, translated to MMAALSSPLRVCRGILREIRTLKGPTYKQSMAYNYVIDQFRKNDLPVCPQVTGERYCRAQQEALHASQTYLCMLASTRNHMVLHQLYHSKGQRGTEEMAGIVGLRLPTQPGGKGWEK